From one Lycium ferocissimum isolate CSIRO_LF1 chromosome 5, AGI_CSIRO_Lferr_CH_V1, whole genome shotgun sequence genomic stretch:
- the LOC132057909 gene encoding uncharacterized protein LOC132057909: protein MASVGKLVLMLVTNKEMLCVKWIHEVYMKEDADFWVYTPSNDCSWSWKNMNKIKLGMEQWYNDDAVFEVHELVWSRLLLPKHRSILWLATQRKLLTKERMVGIGITCDTAECVLCDQEEMEDLNHLFAECDWVRDVWREVMQWLGIQAPHLEPRLVLEFIKKKHWCKMKKEVVVVVHGALIYFTWQARNWKIFKDNIVDTSFVVQQIEVVVKERIDSSSLGLVYSGSTRRRIGMELI, encoded by the exons ATGGCTTCTGTGGGAAAATTAGTATTGATGTTGGTGACCAACAAAGAGATGTTATGTGTTAAATGGATCCATGAAGTTTATATGAAAGAAGATGCTGATTTCTGGGTTTATACTCCATCTAATGACTGCAGCTGGTCTTGGAAGAATATGAATAAGATTAAATTGGGAATGGAGCAGTGGTATAATGATG ATGCAGTTTTTGAAGTTCATGAACTGGTGTGGAGTAGACTATTATTACCTAAACATAGATCCATTCTATGGTTAGCCACACAGAGGAAGCTGTTGACAAAGGAGAGGATGGTGGGGATAGGTATAACTTGTGACACTGCTGAGTGTGTACTATGTGATCAGGAGGAGATGGAGGATCTTAATCACTTGTTTGCTGAGTGTGACTGGGTGAGAGATGTATGGAGAGAAGTCATGCAATGGTTGGGGATACAAGCACCTCACCTGGAGCCTAGACTGGTGCTGGAATTCATAAAGAAGAAACATTGGtgcaaaatgaagaaggaagtGGTGGTTGTCGTACATGGAGCTCTAATATACTTTACTTGGCAAGCTAGAAActggaaaattttcaaagataaTATTGTGGATACAAGTTTTGTAGTGCAACAAATAGAAGTTGTagtaaaagaaagaatag ATTCAAGTTCTCTTGGCCTTGTCTACAGTGGCAGTACAAGGAGGAGAATTGGGATGGAACTAATCTGA